The Guyparkeria halophila DNA window CCGGCGGCGATATAGGTCACGCCGGACTCGCGCGCCATGTGCGTGGTGCGCTCGGAGATCTCGCCGGAGATGAAGGCATCCAAGCCGAGCTCGATGGCCTCGCCCAGCATGTCCTGCGCCCCGCCAGTACAAAGCCCGATGCGTCGAATCGGTCGATCGGTCGGTCCGACGACCAGCGGTTCGCGCCCCAGGTGATCGGCAATGCGGGCGCCGAGCTCGCTGCCGGTCGCCGGCTCTTCGAGTCGCCCGGCGACCGCAAGCTGCTGATGGCCGAAACGCTCGGTCACGTTCACACCAAGGAGACCGGCCAGCCAGGCGTTGTTGCCGATCTCGACGTGACCGTCGAGAGGAAGGTGGTAGCCGATCAGGTTGATATCATGGGCCAGCAGGGTCGCGATGCGCCGGCGCTTCATCCCGGTGATGACCTCCGGCTCGTTCTTCCAGAAGTAGCCGTGATGGACAAGCACTGCATCCGCGTTGGCCTCGACGGCGGCATCGAGCAGATCCTGACAGGCCGTCACCCCGGTGATCAGTCGGCGAATCTCGCCACGCCCCTCGACCTGCAGGCCGTTCGGCGCGTAGTCGCGGTAGGTTTCGGGCTCGAGCAACCGCTCACAATAGGCAAGCAACTCGCGGATATCGACCGTCTCGGACATGGGCGCTCCTCCTGTCGTGACCATGGTGCCGGGCGAAACCCTAGCCCGGATATTCCATGAAGTCCACGCGCCCACGCCTGTCTCCTGACCGCACGCGGCTTTTTCTTCGGTCGGCCGTATTCCCTGATACGGCCCTCGCTCGGGAAAACCTCTTTCGGCCAATATGTTGCACGATCGTTACGCGGGTTCATGACATCTCCGGGCCAGCTTGTTTGGCGACGCCGTGGCTTGGCGCCCTCTCAACCGCGTGTTCCAATGGCCGAGTACCTGCCCAGGAGCTTTTCGGCCATGACCAGCCGCCCCACGGCATCCCTGCTGTCGCGCCGTTTTCTACCGTATTTCTTCACCCAGGCGCTGGGGGCATTCAACGACAACGCGTTCCGCTTCTCGGTGATGTTCCTGATCACCTACGAGATCGGCAGCGCTCACGACGGCAATATCGACGTGCTGATGAATCTGGCGGCGGGGCTGTTCATCCTGCCCGGGTTG harbors:
- a CDS encoding Nif3-like dinuclear metal center hexameric protein — encoded protein: MSETVDIRELLAYCERLLEPETYRDYAPNGLQVEGRGEIRRLITGVTACQDLLDAAVEANADAVLVHHGYFWKNEPEVITGMKRRRIATLLAHDINLIGYHLPLDGHVEIGNNAWLAGLLGVNVTERFGHQQLAVAGRLEEPATGSELGARIADHLGREPLVVGPTDRPIRRIGLCTGGAQDMLGEAIELGLDAFISGEISERTTHMARESGVTYIAAGHHATETGGVRLLGERIAAEFGIEHRFVNIPNPV